Proteins encoded together in one Penicillium digitatum chromosome 1, complete sequence window:
- a CDS encoding Peroxisomal multifunctional beta-oxidation protein (MFP), putative, protein MSELRFDNQTVIVTGAGGGLGKAYALFFASRGANVVVNDLGVSHKGEGKSGKAADVVVEEIRAAGGKAVANYDSVENGEAIIETAIKAFGRIDILLNNAGILRDVSFKNMKDADWDLINTVHTYGAYKCARAAWPHFRKQKFGRIINTASAAGLFGSFGQANYSAAKLGQVGFTETLAKEGAKYNIIANVIAPIAASRMTATVMPPDVLENLKPEWVVPLVAALVHSSNTTETGGIYEVGGGHVAKLRWERAKGGLLKTDDSLTPGAIARKWNDVNDFSQPEHPTGPADFMAFLEDGLKTPSAQPGEEPDFKGRVALVTGGGAGLGRAYCLQFAKLGASVVVNDLVDPEPVVQEIKKLGGRAVGNKANCEDGDAVVKSAIDAFGRIDILVNNAGILRDKAFTNMDDNLWNSVINVHLRGTYKVTKAAWPYFLKQKYGRVVNTASTSGIYGNFGQANYAAAKLGILGLSRTLALEGAKYNIKVNTIAPNAGTNMTRTIMPEEMVQALKPDYVAPLVVLLCSDMTPEPSTKGLFECGSGWFGRTRWQRTGGHGFPVDVQLTPEEVVRNWKQITNFDDGRTDHPEDGQAGVEKIMANMSNRVHGDSSNENKTLKNIEKAKALSGEGTPFNYEDRDVILYNISLGAKRTDLPLIYENNDQFQALPSYGVVPWFNTATPWNMDDLVKDFSPMMLLHGEQYMEVRKFPIPTTANTLTYPKLIDVIDKGNAAIVIAGYTTKDAKTGEDLFYNESSVFIRGSGGFGGSPKPTAVRARSATATYKAPQRQPDAVVEEKTSEDQAALYRLNGDRNPLHIDPEFSKVGGFKTPILHGLCSLGVSAKAVFSKFGPYKNLKVRFAGVVLPGQTLKTEMWKEGNTVLFQATVVETGKPAITGAGAELLEGAKAKL, encoded by the exons ATGTCTGAGTTGCGATTCGATAACCAAACGGTGATCGTCACCGGTGCCGGTGGTGGTCTGGGGAAAGCATATGCTCTCTTTTTCGCCTCAAGGGGTGCAAATGTCGTCGTGAACGACCTCGGTGTCTCTCACAAGGGCGAGGGAAAGTCAGGAAAG GCCGCAGATGTTGTCGTCGAGGAGATCCGCGCCGCTGGCGGTAAGGCCGTCGCCAACTACGACAGCGTTGAGAATGGTGAAGCTATCATCGAGACCGCTATTAAGGCCTTCGGTCGCATTGATATTCTACTTAACAACGCTGGTATCCTGCGGGATGTTAGCTTTAAGAACATGAAGGATGCCGATTGGGATTTGATCAACACAGTTCACACCTACGGTGCATACAAG TGTGCAAGAGCCGCGTGGCCTCATTTCCGCAAACAAAAGTTCGGTCGTATTATCAATACTGCCTCGGCTGCTGGTCTATTCGGCAGCTTCGGCCAGGCCAACTACTCAGCTGCCAAACTCGGCCAGGTCGGTTTCACAGAAACCTTGGCCAAGGAGGGTGCCAAGTACAATATCATTGCCAACGTTATTGCTCCCATCG CTGCCAGCCGCATGACCGCAACTGTCATGCCTCCAGATGTTTTGGAGAACCTTAAGCCCGAATGGGTAGTTCCACTAGTCGCTGCCCTTGTGCACTCGTCTAACACTACCGAGACCGGTGGGATCTACGAGGTCGGTGGTGGTCACGTTGCAAAGCTCCGCTGGGAGCGAGCCAAGGGTGGTCTTCTGAAGACTGATGATTCCCTGACCCCTGGTGCTATTGCCCGGAAGTGGAACGATGTCAACGATTTCTCTCAGCCCGAACACCCCACTGGCCCTGCCGACTTCATGGCTTTCTTGGAAGATGGCCTGAAGACGCCCAGCGCTCAACCGGGGGAGGAGCCTGACTTCAAGGGTCGTGTTGCACTGGTCACTGGAGGTGGTGCCGGTCTCGGCCGTGCGTACTGCTTGCAGTTCGCTAAGCTCGGTGCCTCGGTTGTGGTCAACGATCTTGTTGACCCTGAGCCAGTGGTCCAGGAAATTAAGAAGCTCGGTGGCAGGGCAGTTGGCAACAAGGCCAACTGCGAGGATGGTGATGCCGTCGTAAAAAGCGCTATTGATGCGTTTGGCCGCATTGATATCTTGGTGAACAACGCCGGCATCCTGCGCGACAAGGCCTTCACCAACATGGATGATAACCTGTGGAATTCTGTTATTAATGTCCATCTCCGGGGTACCTACAAGGTGACCAAGGCTGCCTGGCCCTACTTCCTCAAACAGAAGTACGGCCGTGTTGTCAACACTGCCAGTACCAGCGGTATCTACGGCAACTTCGGCCAGGCAAACTACGCCGCTGCCAAGCTTGGTATCCTGGGTCTTTCCCGCACTCTAGCGTTGGAGGGCGCAAAATACAACATCAAGGTCAACACAATTGCTCCTAATGCGGGTACCAACATGACCCGTACTATTATGCCCGAAGAGATGGTCCAGGCTCTTAAGCCCGACTATGTTGCTCCGCTTGTGGTTTTGCTGTGCTCTGATATGACTCCCGAGCCTTCCACCAAGGGTCTGTTTGAGTGTGGTAGCGGTTGGTTCGGCCGCACCCGCTGGCAGCGCACTGGCGGCCACGGCTTCCCCGTGGACGTCCAGCTGACTCCTGAGGAGGTGGTTCGTAATTGGAAGCAGATCACCAACTTCGATGATGGTCGCACTGATCACCCCGAGGACGGCCAGGCCGGCGTGGAGAAGATCATGGCTAACATGTCTAACCGCGTGCATGGTGATTCTTCCAACGAGAACAAGACCCTGAAGAACattgagaaggccaaggcccTTTCGGGCGAGGGCACTCCCTTCAACTACGAGGATCGCGATGTGATCCTGTACAACATCAGCTTGGGCGCCAAACGCACTGATTTGCCTCTGATCTACGAGAACAATGACCAGTTTCAGGCCCTTCCCTCGTATGGTGTTGTCCCCTGGTTCAACACCGCTACTCCCTGGAACATGGACGACTTGGTGAAGGACTTCTCCCCCATGATGCTGCTCCACGGCGAGCAGTACATGGAGGTTCGCAAGTTCCCCATTCCCACCACCGCCAATACCTTGACCTACCCCAAGCTCATTGACGTTATCGACAAGGGCAATGCGGCTATCGTAATTGCTGGGTACACAACCAAGGATGCCAAGACCGGCGAGGATTTGTTCTATAATGAGTCCAGCGTCTTCATCCGCGGCAGTGGCGGCTTCGGGGGCTCCCCCAAGCCCACTGCCGTGCGCGCCAGGTCTGCTACTGCTACATACAAGGCACCGCAGCGCCAGCCCGATGCCGTGGTTGAGGAAAAGACATCTGAGGATCAGGCAGCACTATACCGTTTGAACGGTGACCGCAACCCGCTCCACATTGACCCCGAGTTCAGCAAGGTTGGCGGTTTCAAGACTCCCATCCTACACGGTCTGTGCTCGCTCGGTGTGTCGGCCAAGGCTGTCTTCTCCAAGTTCGGTCCCTACAAGAACCTCAAGGTTCGCTTCGCAGGTGTCGTCTTGCCTGGCCAGACCCTTAAGACTGAGATGTGGAAGGAGGGTAACACCGTCCTGTTCCAGGCCACCGTTGTTGAGACTGGCAAGCCTGCCATCACCGGCGCCGGTGCCGAGCTCCTGGAGGGCGCCAAGGCCAAGCTGTAA
- a CDS encoding putative kinase has translation MPETVDDKSQHCIPFLLDRLHVHTQRHRGNSDTPPFFIGLNGVQGAGKTVLVSALNDTLRSEPYLLSVVTLSLDDIYLDHADQVALAQAHPSNPLLQHRGQPSTHDLALGEEVFASLAAERPTAIPQYDKSAFEGQGDRVSRSLWKVINEKGQDKVKVVIFEGWCVGFRAWDDETLRAKWETAVRQKENDEYDGRLGHVKFEDVKAVNDALRRYDVLTDKLDALIHIDAENPRFVYEWRQEQERTLRAAKGTGMTEEQVNHFVDGYYPSYELYTETLREGAFKPAPHNPSASSSDWQGRQLCLVVNHNRRVQEVIKI, from the exons ATGCCTGAAACTGTGGACGACAAGTCACAGCACTGTATCCCCTTCCTACTCGATCGCCTGCACGTTCATACCCAGCGGCACCGCGGCAACTCCGATACCCCGCCGTTTTTCATCGGTCTCAATGGAGTGCAGGGTGCAGGCAAGACAGTCTTG GTATCCGCTCTCAATGACACCCTCCGATCGGAACCATACTTGCTCTCGGTCGTGACGTTGTCACTCGATGATATCTACCTTGACCACGCCGATCAGGTGGCTCTGGCACAAGCGCATCCTTCAAATCCCCTCCTGCAGCATCGTGGCCAGCCTTCGACTCACGACCTCGCTTTGGGTGAGGAGGTATTTGCTTCGCTCGCCGCTGAGCGCCCGACTGCCATTCCACAGTATGACAAGTCTGCGTTCGAGGGCCAGGGTGACCGTGTTTCAAGGTCACTATGGAAGGTCATCAATGAAAAGGGTCAAGATAAAGTCAAGGTCGTGATTTTCGAAGGGTGGTGTGTCGGGTTCCGTGCGTGGGATGATGAAACCCTGCGTGCGAAATGGGAGACCGCTGTACGTCAGAAGGAGAATGACGAATATGATGGAAGACTAGGCCATGTCAAGTTTGAGGATGTCAAAGCTGTTAACGACGCTTTGAGGCGATATGATGTATTGACTGA CAAGCTTGATGCTTTGATCCATAT CGACGCCGAAAACCCTCGTTTCGTCTACGAATGGCGCCAGGAACAAGAACGCACGCTCCGTGCCGCCAAAGGCACCGGAATGACCGAAGAACAGGTCAACCACTTTGTCGACGGTT ATTACCCATCCTACGAGCTCTATACGGAAACCCTCCGCGAAGGCGCTTTTAAGCCTGCGCCACATAACCCCTCAGCATCGAGTTCAGACTGGCAAGGAAGACAACTCTGCCTTGTAGTCAATCATAACAGGAGAGTTCAAGAGGTCATTAAAATCTGA